TTTGGGTTGGATGAAGCGCTCATTATAGAATCTGTTGATTTCATCATGCAACTTTGCGGTGAAAAAGGCTCTGTTGATCCACGTATTGGTAGATTTCTTGGACAACAAAGAGAAAGTTTTCCATTACCAAATGGTTTTCGAAAGTTCATCTCCAAAGCTGCTTGGTTCATACCGAGAGAAAGCACCATCAAAATTGAGTGTACAAAAGGAAGCTTAAGGTTCTTTGGAACCTATGGTACTGTGACTTACAGAGCGATGCTACCGTTTGAATTTCCATTGAGTTTTGGAGTAGAATTCTCACCTCACAAAATGAGGTCTGCCTTATCGCGCATGAGCACAAAGTTGCTGCTGAGTGTGGGGGATGATTTCGTCAAAATAGAAGATGGTAACGGCAAGATAGTGGTGGTGAAGAGGATATGACCAAGGATACTTTGAAGCGCGCTTGGAAGTTGTTTTTTGTTTTTTTGAGGATTTCCTCCTTCACATTGGGTGGTGGTTATGCCATGGTACCAGTGATGCAATGGGAAATTGACAAGCTCGGCTGGATGAAAAAAGAAGAGTTCCTTTCAATACTTTCCGTCGCGCAGTCTATACCTGGGCCTATCGCCTTTAACACTGCCGTCCTGGTTGGAAAAAAAATATCAGGATTGCTCGGTTCCATACTTTCTGGGATGGCTATTGCTCTTCCTCCCTTCGTTGCTATCGTTGCTGTGGCTAGTTTTCTGAAACCATTTTTGAACAACATCTACGTAAAAGCGTTTTTGATGGGGACCTACGCAGCGGTGGTCGGATTGGTCTTCAACGTTCTTCTTGGATTGATTAAGAAGCAACAGTGGAAGTTTTTGAGGATCGTAGTGGTAGGATCAGGTGCAAGCTTACTCCTACTCAATAGGAATTCACTTTACGCAGTTTTTGCAATCAGCATCTTGGTGCTATACACTTGGGGGAAGGTGAAATCGTGAGTTTGATCAAACTGAATCTGATCTTCTTGAAACTTGGTTTCCTCTCTTTCGGAGGTGGATGGGCCATAGTTGGTATTCTCAAAAAAGAACTCATTTCAGCAGGATTCCTCACATCCACCGAGTTTGCAGAAATGGTTTCCATTGCGCAGATGACACCTGGACCCATCGCATTGAATTTGGCAACATACGTGGGCTACAAATATTTTGGCTTTTGGGGTGGATTTTTGAACACGTTTTTCTTTTTGCTAGCTCCAGCGATCACTATGATCTCCGTCTTTATGGTAGGTAAAAACGTGAGGCTGAACTCGGATAGATTGTCTCAAGCTCTCACGGGGTTCACGACGATCATGGTGTTAGTCACCTTGATCTCACTCGCTAATTCAAGGCTTACCGATCTGTGGTTTTTTCTAATTGCGATGACCGTGTTTGTGTGTTTGAACCGCTTCAAGATTCATCCTTTGATATTGATATTCACCGGGGGATTCATGGGCATTCTTCTGTACGCTCACTGATTCTCACGTTACACATACTTCTTCGCTGTGCTGCAAAATATATTTCTCTAACACGCTTCAAAAGCTTTGGATCTTCATCGGATAAGTCCAAATTGTTTTCCATTTTCATGAGTATTCTATCCAAATCTCGATAGTTCAAACCCAAAATGAATTCATCAGTTAAACCAGGGATTAGATCCGGTGTGGGTGGTCTTTCTATTATCTCATTTAAAATGTTCATTTGTTTTGCCATCTCGATTACCTGAGTTTTGTACAAATGAGCTATTGGTTCAATATCCGCTGCACTGTCACCCCACTTCACATACAACCCCGTCTTCAGCTCGGTTTTGTTCACACAACCCACCACAGCGTAGCCTCTTTTCTCGGCTTCGAAATAAAGCAAACACATTCTCATCCTGTGTTTTATTCTGTAATATGCAAGCCCTTTTCTGAAAACCTCGTTTCCCACGTCAAGTAAGTCATCTATGTAAGGATCTTTTGATAGACTCACCCACTTGCCCTTCACATAATTCTCTTGAACTCTGCGGGGGAAGATAAAAGAGGGTGGAAAGAGTCGATAAACACCTATCTTTCTGAGAATAGAACTCATCGAGATGATTTTGTATTCAACATTCAATTGTCTACAAAGCATTTTCGCCAGTCGTACACTCTCTCTCGACGAGTCTCTTTCGGGCAATATCAAACCGAGCACCTTATCGCTACCTAAAGCTTTTGAACATAACGTTAAGACCACAGCCGAATCGATGCCTCCACTCACACCCACAATCGCACCTTTATAGTTATTTCTTTCGATGAAGGTTCTTATGAAATCTTTCAACTCTTCAATGGTTTTTGTCACATCGAAGGGCATTCATCATCTCCCCCAGGTTCCACACAACGTTTTGGTTCTTTCTAACTGCTAATTTCGCTAGTTTATCCGCTCTTTCGTTGCAAACATCCTTAGAATGAGCCTTAACTTTTTCAAACTCAATGCGAAGACCATTCGCCTCAGCTTGATTGATAAAATTTTTGTACAAAACAGTCATGGGATGTTTTGCATCGTACTCACCACTGATCCATTTGTTGAGATTCTCAAAATCGTGTTTCACAACGAGGTGTTTTACCCGATTCCGAAGAGCATAATCGATCGCAAAAAGAACTGACAAAATTTCTGATGCTACATTCCTCAATTTAACGAGATTCTGATCGTCCGTCCAAAAATAAAATTCGTGCATCCCATTTCCATCACAGATCACTATCCCTGATCCACATATACCATTTCTGTAACTCCCATCCACGCAAGCAACGATGGCTTTTGCCAAAGATTTGGAACACTGCTGAGACTCACCAGACAGATATGCAACAGCTTCCTCTCTAGAGGAAAACGAACGATACTCTGCCCTTGAATAACCTTCTACCTGTTGCTTTGCAATCTCCCAATCTTCGTACACACCTGGTAGTCTACCCTTTTTAACTGCGTAGTATCTAGCCAAGAGCTTCTCACCTCGCCGAAGCGTGTGAACTTTGCGAAAACTTGAAAGATATGTACCCAAAAATCGTAATCATTAGAAGAATGAAGATCAGCTTAGTAAAGCCTAAGCTTTCTTTCGTGAATGGTTCAATTTTGAGTAACGATGCGATGATTAAACCGAAGGTAAAACTTTTCGTTTGCTTTGGAAACTCTTCGCTTAACCAGTTCATGATCAAGGACATCACCGCTATACCAGCTATAACTCCAACACCAAAAGGAATAATTATCGAGAATTCTATTCTCGCGACAGCACTGACAATGTCATCGTAGATGCCAAAGATCAGGAGCACTAAAGAACCACTCAAGCCTGGCAGGATCATCGCACATGCAGCAACAAAGCCGCTCAGTATTAGATATGTTCCTGAAAGGCGAACAGCACGAGATGTCAGCTCCAGAGTTATCATGAGGAGTATCCCTGAAACAAAATAAAGTAGCTTGAGCTTTTCTATTTCTTTATAAAGCTTCGGTATCGAACCCAAAACAAGGCCGAAGAAGGTAGAGTAAGCCAGTGCAGGAAATCTCGCAAGAAGGAAGCTCATTCCAGCAGAACCAATGAATATCGCAGTGATTATACCTATTCCAATTGTTAACATAAACAATGAATCTTCCCTTTTGAGCTTGAATTTGACAAGCTTTGAAATTGAAGCGATCAGTTCATCGTAAACTCCAAGTATAACAGCCATGGTGGCGCCACTTATACCAGGAACAAGATTGGCGAGACCTATGAGCAAGCCTCTGATGACGTTCATCATAGGGAGTCCCCCTTCAACCGTACATGTGTGTCAATATGGTCTTTTCGAGTTCAAGAAAGGAAGGATCGAAGAAATCTATCTTCCGTTCTAAGTCCACTCGGTAAACGAATCTGGCAGGCCTTCCGCACATAACGTATACACGCTTTGCTAAGCTGAGAGCTTCTCTGATATCGTGAGTAACGAGCACATAACTGATCCCGATACTCGCCAGTAAGAGAGAAAGATCCTCCATAAGCCTCATTTTTGTTGGCGTGTCCAAGCTTCTGAACGGCTCATCAAGTAACAATAAATCTGGTTCCACCACCAGAGCTCTTGCCAGATTCAACCTTTGTCTCATGCCTCCACTGAGCTGTCCAGGTTTGTAGTGCTCAAATCCTGAAAGACCAACTTTTTGAAGTATCCGATGTACTTTCATCTCGTTGTCACACACGAAAGCAACATTCCTGTAAGCCGTTCGCCAGGGGATTAAGCGATCCTCTTGAAAAACGAACCCAAGACGTTTGTAGAACCTCCTCACATTCCCAGAATCTGGTTCTTCCAAACCAGCTATGATCCTCAACAAAGTAGTCTTACCACATCCTGAAGGTCCAACTATTGCCACTGCTTCCGATTCGAAGATTTGAAGATCGATCCCACCGAGAACAGGCAAATTTCCGTAATTTTTGAAAACACCGTTGACCTCAAGAATGCACCTCAAAAAAATCTCTCTCCCAGAGAATCGAGAACAAACCCTCTAGAATCAAACCAAATATCACAGCGACTATAGTGCATGCGAAAACTTCAACCGTGTTCACATAGAATTTAGCTTGCATGATTCTTACCCCTAGTCCTGTTTCACCTATGAGGTATTCTGCCACAATGGCCACCTTCCACATGGTTCCAATACTCAGTTTAATAGATGAAACCAAGAATGGCCAGATTGATCCAAGATAAATTTCTTTTAGAATCCTGCGAACTGGAACTGAATAGATTCTCGCCATTTCTAAGAGTTTCTTATCCACAACTCTTACTCCTTCACAAACGTTGAATGTAACAACTGGTAACAGGGATACAAAAACTATGAACACCACTCCCCGCCAACCAATTCCCCAAGCGAGTATCACAGTTGATAGCCAAGAAACGATTGGAACTGACCTGATCACCATGTTCAACGGTTGTAGAAACACATAAGTTCTCTCAGAAAGACCCATGAGGAATCCGAGCATTGTACCTATGACTAGCGAAATCCCCATACCTAGAAAAGCTCGAAGAAACGTAGAACCAATAGAAGTAAGTAACCTTCCCTCAAGAAGCAAACGAAAAGTATAGATCAAAACTTTTTCAGGACCAGGAAAAATGAGGTCCGATCCCACAAACTTTGACACGAAAAACCACAGAGCAAAAAGAAGAAATACTCCGAGGAACAGAAAACTAAAACGTGAAGAATTTCTCATCAGGTAAGGAAGGCATGACGCTCGGATCTACTTGTTGTGTGATGCTCAAATAGTGAATCACTTCTGAAACTATCTCACTCGCGGGTCTGTACTCGTACAGAGTCCTAGTCAAGGATTCTTCCACAACTTCAACCGGTATACCTCCAAGATGTGGTGAAGATAAAGCAGCTG
This window of the Pseudothermotoga sp. genome carries:
- a CDS encoding chromate transporter — translated: MTKDTLKRAWKLFFVFLRISSFTLGGGYAMVPVMQWEIDKLGWMKKEEFLSILSVAQSIPGPIAFNTAVLVGKKISGLLGSILSGMAIALPPFVAIVAVASFLKPFLNNIYVKAFLMGTYAAVVGLVFNVLLGLIKKQQWKFLRIVVVGSGASLLLLNRNSLYAVFAISILVLYTWGKVKS
- a CDS encoding chromate transporter gives rise to the protein MSLIKLNLIFLKLGFLSFGGGWAIVGILKKELISAGFLTSTEFAEMVSIAQMTPGPIALNLATYVGYKYFGFWGGFLNTFFFLLAPAITMISVFMVGKNVRLNSDRLSQALTGFTTIMVLVTLISLANSRLTDLWFFLIAMTVFVCLNRFKIHPLILIFTGGFMGILLYAH
- the nadE gene encoding NAD(+) synthase, with translation MPFDVTKTIEELKDFIRTFIERNNYKGAIVGVSGGIDSAVVLTLCSKALGSDKVLGLILPERDSSRESVRLAKMLCRQLNVEYKIISMSSILRKIGVYRLFPPSFIFPRRVQENYVKGKWVSLSKDPYIDDLLDVGNEVFRKGLAYYRIKHRMRMCLLYFEAEKRGYAVVGCVNKTELKTGLYVKWGDSAADIEPIAHLYKTQVIEMAKQMNILNEIIERPPTPDLIPGLTDEFILGLNYRDLDRILMKMENNLDLSDEDPKLLKRVREIYFAAQRRSMCNVRISERTEECP
- a CDS encoding ribonuclease H family protein, giving the protein MARYYAVKKGRLPGVYEDWEIAKQQVEGYSRAEYRSFSSREEAVAYLSGESQQCSKSLAKAIVACVDGSYRNGICGSGIVICDGNGMHEFYFWTDDQNLVKLRNVASEILSVLFAIDYALRNRVKHLVVKHDFENLNKWISGEYDAKHPMTVLYKNFINQAEANGLRIEFEKVKAHSKDVCNERADKLAKLAVRKNQNVVWNLGEMMNALRCDKNH
- a CDS encoding DUF368 domain-containing protein, with the translated sequence MMNVIRGLLIGLANLVPGISGATMAVILGVYDELIASISKLVKFKLKREDSLFMLTIGIGIITAIFIGSAGMSFLLARFPALAYSTFFGLVLGSIPKLYKEIEKLKLLYFVSGILLMITLELTSRAVRLSGTYLILSGFVAACAMILPGLSGSLVLLIFGIYDDIVSAVARIEFSIIIPFGVGVIAGIAVMSLIMNWLSEEFPKQTKSFTFGLIIASLLKIEPFTKESLGFTKLIFILLMITIFGYISFKFSQSSHASAR
- a CDS encoding ABC transporter ATP-binding protein, whose product is MRCILEVNGVFKNYGNLPVLGGIDLQIFESEAVAIVGPSGCGKTTLLRIIAGLEEPDSGNVRRFYKRLGFVFQEDRLIPWRTAYRNVAFVCDNEMKVHRILQKVGLSGFEHYKPGQLSGGMRQRLNLARALVVEPDLLLLDEPFRSLDTPTKMRLMEDLSLLLASIGISYVLVTHDIREALSLAKRVYVMCGRPARFVYRVDLERKIDFFDPSFLELEKTILTHMYG
- a CDS encoding ABC transporter permease subunit, coding for MGISLVIGTMLGFLMGLSERTYVFLQPLNMVIRSVPIVSWLSTVILAWGIGWRGVVFIVFVSLLPVVTFNVCEGVRVVDKKLLEMARIYSVPVRRILKEIYLGSIWPFLVSSIKLSIGTMWKVAIVAEYLIGETGLGVRIMQAKFYVNTVEVFACTIVAVIFGLILEGLFSILWERDFFEVHS